One region of Micromonospora ureilytica genomic DNA includes:
- a CDS encoding DUF4190 domain-containing protein, with translation MSYPPPSGPPEDEPPPSPYEPPRDQSPYAPPPADQPPYVPQPDQPAYELPAERSPYGPPAGEPSPYGHQGPQQSAHWSQQPPYPPQGPYGQYGPPPSGPGRGTNVLAILSLVFAFVFPPAGAVLGHVAKRQIRTSGEEGGQLATWGLILGYVFTGLTVLACCGWLALVAFANNTGDSGSY, from the coding sequence GTGAGCTACCCGCCGCCGTCGGGACCACCCGAGGACGAGCCGCCGCCGTCACCCTACGAGCCACCCAGGGACCAGTCGCCGTACGCGCCACCGCCGGCCGACCAGCCTCCGTACGTGCCGCAGCCGGACCAGCCGGCGTACGAGCTGCCAGCGGAACGCTCACCGTACGGGCCACCGGCTGGTGAACCGTCGCCGTACGGCCACCAGGGGCCGCAGCAGTCGGCGCACTGGAGTCAGCAACCGCCGTACCCCCCGCAGGGCCCCTACGGCCAGTACGGTCCACCGCCGTCCGGGCCGGGTCGGGGCACCAACGTGCTGGCGATCCTGTCGCTGGTGTTCGCCTTCGTGTTTCCGCCGGCCGGCGCCGTCCTCGGTCACGTGGCCAAGCGGCAGATCCGTACCAGCGGCGAGGAGGGCGGCCAGCTCGCGACCTGGGGGCTGATCCTGGGCTACGTCTTCACCGGGCTGACCGTGCTGGCCTGCTGTGGCTGGCTGGCGCTGGTGGCCTTCGCCAACAACACCGGCGACAGCGGCAGCTACTGA
- a CDS encoding SDR family NAD(P)-dependent oxidoreductase produces the protein MAYDARAADRSGSRPRRDVSRPGAARRARTAAPAGNPGPDEPVALTDPVTMRLDGRVALVTGAGSPDGIGYATARRLADLGARVAIVSTTRRIHERATELGVTGFVADLTDESEVGALADAVAEQLGDVEVLVNNAGLASRASQGVLRPVAQLTYDEWRGEIDRNLSTAFLCSRAFIGGMAERGWGRIVNLSATAGPVNALPTEAAYAAAKAGVVGLTRALAMEMIADGVTVNAVAPGTIYTAASTMAEIKQGLGTPVGRPGTPDEVAAAISFLCSPAASYITGQMLVVDGGNSVREARFR, from the coding sequence ATGGCATACGACGCGCGCGCCGCGGACCGCTCCGGCAGCCGACCCCGACGGGACGTCAGCCGCCCGGGTGCGGCCCGGCGCGCCCGGACGGCCGCCCCGGCCGGCAACCCCGGCCCCGACGAGCCGGTCGCGCTCACCGACCCGGTCACCATGCGCCTCGACGGGCGGGTCGCTCTGGTCACCGGCGCGGGCAGCCCGGACGGCATTGGGTACGCCACCGCCCGGCGACTCGCCGACCTGGGCGCCCGGGTGGCCATCGTCTCCACCACCCGACGCATCCACGAGCGGGCGACCGAGCTGGGGGTGACCGGTTTCGTCGCGGACCTGACCGACGAGTCCGAGGTCGGCGCGCTGGCCGATGCGGTCGCCGAGCAGTTGGGCGACGTCGAGGTGCTGGTCAACAACGCCGGCCTGGCCAGTCGGGCCAGCCAGGGGGTGCTGCGGCCGGTGGCGCAGCTGACCTACGACGAGTGGCGCGGTGAGATCGACCGCAACCTCTCCACCGCGTTCCTGTGCAGCCGCGCGTTCATCGGGGGGATGGCCGAGCGGGGCTGGGGTCGGATCGTCAACCTCTCGGCCACGGCCGGCCCGGTCAACGCCCTGCCCACCGAGGCCGCGTACGCCGCGGCGAAGGCCGGGGTCGTCGGGCTGACCCGGGCCCTGGCGATGGAGATGATCGCCGACGGCGTGACCGTCAACGCGGTGGCGCCCGGCACCATCTACACCGCGGCGTCCACCATGGCCGAGATCAAGCAGGGGTTGGGCACCCCGGTGGGGCGACCGGGCACGCCGGACGAGGTAGCCGCGGCGATCAGCTTCCTCTGCTCGCCGGCCGCCTCGTACATCACCGGGCAGATGTTGGTGGTGGACGGCGGCAACAGCGTCCGCGAGGCCCGTTTCCGCTGA
- a CDS encoding DUF4190 domain-containing protein translates to MTNPPPPGNWTDPTWSAQPSSPAPDPTLVAGQPVPPQPGPVDPYAPDPYAPTPYAPDPYAPVDPYAGAKQPATQPMPGYAPAGYAPAGYAPAGYPPQYPGYGYPQPPKTNGLAIAAFVLALIGFTSCITAPIGAILGHVAQKQIRLSGEGGAGMAKAAIIVGWILTGFLVLVIAGYAAAIIYAIATSDNSSSSY, encoded by the coding sequence ATGACCAATCCCCCGCCGCCCGGCAACTGGACCGATCCCACGTGGTCGGCCCAGCCGTCGAGCCCCGCACCGGACCCGACCCTTGTGGCCGGTCAGCCGGTGCCCCCGCAACCTGGCCCGGTCGACCCGTACGCGCCCGACCCGTACGCCCCGACCCCATACGCCCCGGACCCGTACGCCCCGGTCGACCCTTACGCCGGCGCGAAGCAGCCAGCGACCCAGCCAATGCCCGGTTACGCCCCGGCCGGTTACGCCCCGGCCGGTTACGCCCCGGCCGGTTACCCGCCGCAGTACCCCGGCTACGGCTACCCGCAGCCGCCGAAGACCAACGGGCTGGCGATCGCGGCGTTCGTGCTGGCCCTGATCGGTTTCACGTCCTGCATCACCGCGCCGATCGGCGCGATCCTCGGGCATGTCGCGCAGAAACAGATCCGGCTCAGCGGCGAGGGCGGCGCGGGGATGGCGAAGGCCGCCATCATCGTCGGCTGGATCCTCACCGGGTTCCTGGTGCTGGTGATCGCCGGCTACGCCGCCGCGATCATCTACGCGATCGCGACGAGCGACAACAGCAGCAGCAGCTACTGA